The segment ATGACCCTCCcaacaaataaaattaaaaaaaaaaaaaaaaaaaaaaaaaaatatatatatatgtatgtatatatatatatatgtatgtatatatatatatatatatgtatgtatatatatatatatatgtatgtatatatatatacatatgtatatattcatGTGTACTTTTACACATGTGTCCAAATGTTGAAATTTATGTGGTCATTATATTAAGGACactacatatatacattaagaattttttttttaacatcCTAATTtgtcatatttttaaaaaacattataatccttatttgtaatatgcttttttacttttcttttttttttttttctttctttttttgtgatacatgatgatatatttatttccaTTTTAAACATTACCTTTAATTACCCATGCGCCtttaaaatgtattttttaaaaataaaaataacatttAATCAAAAAAACAGCATAAGAACCACAAAAATGAcaaaatcatatatatgtgatatGTGTGTAATACATACCATATAGTAAAATTGTATAATCATttgtgaaaaaaaaaaaaaaaaaaaaattaatttttcctttttttttttttttaccttGACACcttttacatatatatggttataaattttccatattatgtgtatatttacatatataaacatgtgaaataaaaaaaaaaaaaaaaaatgccaccatatatatatatatatatatatataattttatcatatgataatatgaacaataaaTCATATGTCATTAATTATGTGTATAATTCTTAAATCTTATTTTcgtatattttttaatctttaagtattatatatatatatttgtttatttggTTAATTAAGATgaaatgtatttattttgcTTAAATCTAAAAACATATTTGTACTTCAAAATTTTCATACttcaaattatttatttatttatttttttattttattattatttttttttttttactaatatataatatacatatataattttttttgtaaaagTGATGAAAGATATAAAGTCTAAAAATCCAGAATTTCTTAGTAcaaataaaagtaaaatgatataaatataaataaataaataaataaatatatatatatatatatatatataaatgaaataatcGTATCCTTTTGGATCAAAGggatatataaaaaataggaaatcataatttatatatgtgtatgcatatttatatatttatgttttttcAAGTTTATTCGTACAAagaaatgtatataataataatatatatatatatatatatatatatatatatatatttttgttttatgATGGTTCAGTAggtatataaatataatataatgtttatttatatattttttaatagaTAATAAGAAACAAAAGGATAAGAAGATTATCGAGGAAAATAAAGTAtgttacattttttttttttttttttttttttttttttataagaaaGGACAAAGATAcaaaacaatataaaagaaatatgaTACCTgtctttatattatatatgaatatattttattatgtgGTCCATCGTTTATTCTATATGCACATGTTTTccttatataattataatatatagaaataaataatcaaatatactttttttttattattttattatttatttatttttttttaaatatgcTATAATGCGGAATTCAGGATTTTAATAATGAACTctcaaaatataaacaaagTTTCTACATAATTAAAAAGaccataaatataattaaaaatgtaagacaaaaaaagaaaaatgcaacatatgtatatatatatatatatatatatatataatattttttattctgTCTTTTTCGGTAgcattattataataaaataaacaatattGATACCTTACGAATAcgagaaaaaaaaaagttatgTTACTTGAAGAGGAAAAATGTAATTTTAGAAGATAAggtaataaatatatacatacatacatacatacatatatatatatatatatatatatatatatgtacttatttatttataaaataacgTATCgacatttatattttatagtGCACCTTTTATTGTGAACATGTGgaggaaataaaaaaaatctaCACAGGTATAAAATcaaaaatgttataattGTATATGTCATAGTCActcaaatattttatacattaCAAGGAAATATGtctaaatataaataaaatatatattccttcttcttcttctttttttttttttttttttaaaacagAACAAATAAANNNNNNNNNNNNNNNNNNNNNNNNNNNNNNNNNNNNNNNNNNNNNNNNNNNNNNNNNNNNNNNNNNNNNNNNNNNNNNNNNNNNNNNNNNNNNNNNNNNNNNNNNNNNNNNNNNNNNNNNNNNNNNNNNNNNNNNNNNNNNNNNNNNNNNNNNNNNNNNNNNNNNNNNNNNNNNNNNNNNNNNNNNNNNNNNNNNNNNNNtatttatttatttatttatttgtttatttttagaaaataaaatccGAGGTTGAAATTCCTAAAAACACAGAgagtaatatatatatatatatatatatatatatatatatatatatatatatatatatatatatatatttatatatttatatatgatttgTTTATGTTGTAGCTTTtcaatttatttatatgttaacatatgaaatacaaaatatagATACACATATgttatcatattatttatttttatatttaaagatATCCTCAAATTGAGAGAAGAACAAATAGAAAGACTGTCTGGACAAATTGATTCACTTAATGAATTATATCACAAggttaaaatataaacaaacaaacaaacaaacacatatatatatatatatatatatatatatatatatatatatatatatatatatatttattcatttatatgtatacacATTTTTATCTTAGCAAGTGGATAATAACAAGAAATTAATTTCTGAATTGGAAGAACTAAATAAAAgtgtaatatatatttatgaaaaaattaaaaaaataaaatattttaaaagaatgtttatcaaaaatttatacatacatatatatatatatatatatatatttatatatttatttatttatttatttatttttaggttctttatttaaataataaaattcaAGAAGAAAGGAATAGCAGAGAAcagatgaaaaaaaaacttaGGGTAATGACAAATATGGccatataaaaaaataaataaataaataaataaataaaataaaagaaataataaataaaagaaagGATTGACATACACAAAAaggataaatatatatttatatatatatatattgtgtcaaaattttttattcttttctgtttttttttttttttttttttttttatagttttataaaagatataatcggaataaaaaaaagttcAAACTCAACTTTGAcgttttaaatattaataaggatgatataaaagaaatgaaaGATGATGAAAAAGAGAAGGAAGATATATGCATTTCTATTTTGTGTCTTCTTAAGACTGAACTTGAAATTATTGATGATGAGaataagaagaaaagagaagaagatgatgaagaaaaagaaaaattaaaagtaaaaagtaacaatttttttaaaaaattatttggttcgaattataaacataaaaaattagGTCTTCtagaaaatatatcaaagaaacaatttttttcattttatgAAAAAGCATTCActgaaaataataaaataaaatttgacaaaaaacaatttttcttctttccatcgaatattaaaaaaaaaaaaatgaacaagAAATATGAACACATACATAATGAGctaaaatataatattcatatgaaagaaatacagaagaaggaaaaaaataataatgataataaaaatagtaaATGGAATTATCTAACgatgaataatatttatttttataataatttcaaTGATAATTTTGATGAAGAACCTGATCATAaattttatgataataataaaaattacGAGGGAAGGAACAGTATAGATGATTATgtttttttcaaaaaatataataacattaaTAGTGATCATATTGTATTTACCAATATGATTGAAAATAATACGAAAATTAGAGAAGACGgatcaaataatataaacgaggaagaaaaaaaaaaatgaaataaaaagaaaaaaaaaaaaaaaaaaaaaaaaaaaaaaaaaaaaaaaaaaatataaatttatatatataattttttttatttttttttttttgattatatttatttattttttttttttttttttttttttttttttttttatttttttttttttttttttttNNNNNNNNNNNNNNNNNNNNNNNNNNNNNNNNNNNNNNNNNNNNNNNNNNNNNNNNNNNNNNNNNNNNNNNNNNNNNNNNNNNNNNNNNNNNNNNNNNNNNNNNNNNNNNNNNNNNNNNNNNNNNNNNNNNNNNNNNNNNNNNNNNNNNNNNNNNNNNNNNNNNNNNNNNNNNNNNNNNNNNNNNNNNNNNNNNNNNNNNNNNNNNNNNNNNNNNNNNNNNNNNNNNNNNNNNNNNNNNNNNNNNNNNNNNNNNNNNNNNNNtttttttaaaaaaaaaaaaaaaaaaaaaaaatatatatatatatatatatatatatatatattgatttGTGGCacacatataatatatttctatttcttttatatttctttttatattttaatttttttttttttttttttttttttaataaatctactaaacatatttaaattaatattattgaaaatgttaatatatatataaagataccaaaaaaaaagaaggaaaaattttataaagtAAATGttacattaatatatgatgatgaaaatgtCATCTGAAGGataatcaaaaaaaaaaaaaaaaaaaagaaaaatatttatatataatatatatatatatatatgtaccCATTTTCCAACTTTTATGTGTTATATTTGAGAAGTGTGTTTATACTTTCTATACTCCCCATTAAGATATGataacattttatttttataattaatcAATTCTCTTAAATGAGAGTATTCAGATTCATttaatagatatatttttttattatttataaagaaGTTTCTGATATTATATGAGtctaaatttttttctaataattttttattatgtaataattcattttcAATAATATCGGAAACATTTATTTCGATGGGTTCTTTAAAATCTTtcttttgaaaaatatttttaataatatgaaatatttttttaatgaataaatttgtatttctttttttttctaaatatgatatatctaagtaattattttttgtttctttctttttttttactacCATCATCATattgtcattattattatatatatgatttttattGATATTACTATTTTTTCTACTTGAATTTTCATTATGATTCGTGTTATcatgtttatttttattattattttttgaataatCTACTACAATATGATCACTGACTCTTCTAATCTCCGAATTAATTTTACATTCTAATTGATTAAGAACATTATTCATATGCTCTTCTTTTTGTATGAATGTATTCACATCATTtgtattttctttatctattaaatattcatataattttttaaaatctttatcttctaataattttgtaaattCTAAAGAATTGTCGCTTTTATCTGACACGTTTATGTTATGAACAAAGgatccttttttttttgaatttttatcttttttattttgtactTCATATGGTTTGTCTTTATTGGCGTGATTTcttatatgttttttttcacctacacaaatattatcataatcatttttattatcatcaccatttttattatcatcatcgttattattatcatcaccatttttattatcatcatcgttcttattatcatcatcatttttattatcatcatcatttttattatcatcatcgttcttattatcatcaccatttttattatttttgttgtgtattccttttttttttttttcctctatagggatattatttttattcgAGAAATCTTCCTCAGAATGTTTATTCTGCCCATGTgcattaaaaaatgtaacaCTTTTATTGATTGCACATGTCGTTTCATTTTGATTTGTTGTATGATCTGGTATAATATCTttaatagatatatatttttgtgtattatatgtattatattccttattaatttgaaatatatttttgacGGGTGTAGTAACTAAAAgatcattttgtttttctgGAATAATAGgttcattattatttatacttggcatatatttcatatgaataatatgtggataattattatatatttctgtttgtattttattaataaaataattactgtttaaattttttaaagtCTGACTATGTTGAAACATTGTAGCTGaatgtataaaattatatatagtattatttttttgaataatatgtCTATCTAgattttctttaatatcGAAATTAGAAAATACTGTACTTTTATCTGTTGTAAAATCACTAATAAATTTGGTATAATTATGATTTacataattaaatatattttgtatatttgtaacacttaatattttttgtgCGAATActtgataatataatatgtcATTTTggttttttatattattatttacatttttatcatgacaagtattataattaacataagaattattatcttgataacatttattatcatctttattgtttatatttaaaattgattttgtatttttatttttattagcATCCtccttttttaaatacttttttacaatattcatattttttattgaCTTAAAACTAATcttgttattattattattattatcattattattgttgttatcATCTGGaatgtttattttatcacCTTGAgcatctttttttttatttagtttttcatcttttgaattattttttaattcatttattaaaaaaatattattattttcttttacaGAATTTActatatgtaatatttcTTCAAATATCTCATCATTTTCCTTCCTATTACATTTTAAGCTAGTCAAATtgaattttattatattacatatgtCGTTTTTCATCTTAACTAATATATCACCTATTAACacatcatcatcatcatcattatcatcattatcattatcatgAATATGTGTctcatcattattattcacATGTGAATCACCATCGTTATTATCGTCTACatgtaaataatttacTCCTTCATCATAAgcattattatcattatgtTGACGTTTCTTCTGTATATCATATTTAGAAATCAAGGTAGGATCTACCTTAGCTAAATTTCTTATGGTCAAAGCGTgttcttcattttcttgTTTCTTTTGCATTTGttttattgtatttttattatcatctttaaatttttttaatttctcCATATTTAATTTGATATTTCGTTGTCTCTCTTCTTctgttaatatttttaaatcGTCAAAGGTTTTCATAAGATATTCgtttatttcatttttattgGAGTCGTCACTTTTGTTAAGTTgctttttaataatttcaattttatttttataggATTCAATAAAGAAGTCTAAATATTTCACTTTTCCAGTGCTCTTAAATCCACACATGTAACTAAAAATACATAGACTAAAACAAAAGAAGATGATATCTTTGGTTATGtgatttttattaaaat is part of the Plasmodium reichenowi strain SY57 chromosome 12, whole genome shotgun sequence genome and harbors:
- a CDS encoding hypothetical protein (conserved Plasmodium protein, unknown function~part of same gene as PRSY57_1244900B~gap found within coding sequence), encoding MKDIKSKNPEFLSTNKNNKKQKDKKIIEENKDFNNELSKYKQSFYIIKKTINIIKNHYYNKINNIDTLRIREKKKLCYLKRKNVILEDKCTFYCEHVEEIKKIYTEQI
- a CDS encoding hypothetical protein (conserved Plasmodium protein, unknown function~part of same gene as PRSY57_1244900A~gap found within coding sequence), with the translated sequence KIKSEVEIPKNTENILKLREEQIERLSGQIDSLNELYHKQVDNNKKLISELEELNKSVLYLNNKIQEERNSREQMKKKLRFYKRYNRNKKKFKLNFDVLNINKDDIKEMKDDEKEKEDICISILCLLKTELEIIDDENKKKREEDDEEKEKLKVKSNNFFKKLFGSNYKHKKLGLLENISKKQFFSFYEKAFTENNKIKFDKKQFFFFPSNIKKKKMNKKYEHIHNELKYNIHMKEIQKKEKNNNDNKNSKWNYLTMNNIYFYNNFNDNFDEEPDHKFYDNNKNYEGRNSIDDYVFFKKYNNINSDHIVFTNMIENNTKIREDGSNNINEEEKKK
- a CDS encoding kinesin, putative, with product MVNKNVKGYNPNQNRGTSKGRNISKNNKIIKNKEGGKNLYTWYIDNKIDEKKKKNEDIENNKAKYFEDVAINKNVEEYINVICRIKNNKIDTNNNTNNNTNNNINNNTNNNTNNNINNNINNNINNNNVDVIKKISYNKLVIDTFHVGNKSSLNFEYTYDRVYDIENNNHMIFNDYIKNNIKNIFQGINCSILAYGQTNSGKTYTMLGNFDFLNNLFHLCKDYNTCHNNENKINKVHDKINNKDNYDNHNDGNHNDDINNNINNNNNNNNNNNIIKTNINMNNSDQHNDIHLTYDELTNCITNEPDNVGIIPHCINYIFNYINYHKQQDKINDKIKEFTVTLSILEIYNEVIYDLISGESNLSVHMIDSNKNEFIIKNLKEVEIENIISALYYLEQGVNNRKIAFTHMNKASSRSHLIFIIKINRYIYSTNTIRCGKLCLVDLAGSERLKQTKATGSIKIETTMINKSLTVLSKVINSLAIMQIKEKIEKNIKEKHTYNDKNNDKNNDKNNDKNNDNHNDKNNDNHNDKNNDNHNDNHNDNHNDKGKYSCDNHININNNNSHINNSSQNPHSSGSNVHIPYRDSKLTRVLSDSLGNNCKSILICTLSSKLQYLNETASTIKFAQRAKMVKAKPIVREEKVESKKEFDTNEKEKNMKKKKKRNEEKNYNNDNNDGENKEDNYDDDDEKNNLYDNQLNIFLNFNKNHITKDIIFFCFSLCIFSYMCGFKSTGKVKYLDFFIESYKNKIEIIKKQLNKSDDSNKNEINEYLMKTFDDLKILTEEERQRNIKLNMEKLKKFKDDNKNTIKQMQKKQENEEHALTIRNLAKVDPTLISKYDIQKKRQHNDNNAYDEGVNYLHVDDNNDGDSHVNNNDETHIHDNDNDDNDDDDDVLIGDILVKMKNDICNIIKFNLTSLKCNRKENDEIFEEILHIVNSVKENNNIFLINELKNNSKDEKLNKKKDAQGDKINIPDDNNNNNDNNNNNNKISFKSIKNMNIVKKYLKKEDANKNKNTKSILNINNKDDNKCYQDNNSYVNYNTCHDKNVNNNIKNQNDILYYQVFAQKILSVTNIQNIFNYVNHNYTKFISDFTTDKSTVFSNFDIKENLDRHIIQKNNTIYNFIHSATMFQHSQTLKNLNSNYFINKIQTEIYNNYPHIIHMKYMPSINNNEPIIPEKQNDLLVTTPVKNIFQINKEYNTYNTQKYISIKDIIPDHTTNQNETTCAINKSVTFFNAHGQNKHSEEDFSNKNNIPIEEKKKKGIHNKNNKNGDDNKNDDDNKNDDDNKNDDDNKNDDDNKNGDDNNNDDDNKNGDDNKNDYDNICVGEKKHIRNHANKDKPYEVQNKKDKNSKKKGSFVHNINVSDKSDNSLEFTKLLEDKDFKKLYEYLIDKENTNDVNTFIQKEEHMNNVLNQLECKINSEIRRVSDHIVVDYSKNNNKNKHDNTNHNENSSRKNSNINKNHIYNNNDNMMMVVKKKKETKNNYLDISYLEKKRNTNLFIKKIFHIIKNIFQKKDFKEPIEINVSDIIENELLHNKKLLEKNLDSYNIRNFFINNKKIYLLNESEYSHLRELINYKNKMLSYLNGEYRKYKHTSQI